The DNA segment CGCGCGCCAAAGGACTGCGCCAGCTCGTTGATCGCCTGCACGCTCCGGAGCCGCGGCGTGCAGGAAAAGATATCGATGTGGATCGTGCCGGTCTCCGGCCAGGTGTGCAGGACCGCGTGCGACTCGCGCAGGATCAGCGCGCAGGTGAGCCCGGTCTTCGGAAACGCGTGGGAGACGGCGTTCACAACCGTCGCGCCGGCCCTGGCGAGCGCGGCGATGAAGAGATCGGCGACCTCGTCGCCACTCAACTCAGAGAGGGCCGCACAGCGCGAGAGGTCGGCGGAAAACGAGACGGGCGAGGCAGTCGCGTCCATGGTGCAGCGACTATAGCGAGCCGCG comes from the Chloroflexota bacterium genome and includes:
- a CDS encoding S-adenosylmethionine decarboxylase, with translation MDATASPVSFSADLSRCAALSELSGDEVADLFIAALARAGATVVNAVSHAFPKTGLTCALILRESHAVLHTWPETGTIHIDIFSCTPRLRSVQAINELAQSFGAR